In Curtobacterium sp. MCPF17_002, one genomic interval encodes:
- the groL gene encoding chaperonin GroEL (60 kDa chaperone family; promotes refolding of misfolded polypeptides especially under stressful conditions; forms two stacked rings of heptamers to form a barrel-shaped 14mer; ends can be capped by GroES; misfolded proteins enter the barrel where they are refolded when GroES binds): protein MAKIIAFNEEARRGLERGLNQLADAVKVTLGPRGRNVVLEKKWGAPTITNDGVSIAKEIELDDPYEKIGAELVKEVAKKTDDVAGDGTTTATVLAQALVREGLRNVAAGADPISLKRGIEKAVAAVSEQLLADAKEIETKDQIAATASISAADPTIGALIAEAIDKVGKEGVVTVEESNTFGTELELTEGMRFDKGYLSQYFVTDPERQEAVFEDAYILIVNSKISNIKDLLPVVDKVIQAGKQLLIIAEDVDGEALATLVVNKIRGIFKSVAVKAPGFGDRRKAMLQDIAILTGGQVISEEVGLKLENATLDLLGRARKVVITKDETTIVEGAGDAEQIAGRVRQIRSEIEATDSDYDREKLQERLAKLAGGVAVIKAGAATEVELKERKHRIEDAVRNAKAAVEEGIVAGGGVALIQAGKVALDALVLEGDEATGANIVRVAIDAPLKQIALNAGLEPGVVAAKVRELESGWGLNAATGEYVDLIATGIIDPAKVTRSALQNAASIAGLFLTTEAVVADKPEKAQAMPAGDPTGGMDF, encoded by the coding sequence ATGGCTAAGATCATTGCTTTCAACGAGGAGGCCCGTCGTGGCCTCGAGCGCGGCCTGAACCAGCTGGCTGACGCCGTGAAGGTGACGCTCGGCCCGCGCGGCCGCAACGTCGTCCTCGAGAAGAAGTGGGGCGCCCCCACGATCACGAACGACGGTGTCTCCATCGCCAAGGAGATCGAGCTCGACGACCCGTACGAGAAGATCGGCGCGGAGCTCGTCAAGGAGGTCGCCAAGAAGACCGACGACGTCGCCGGTGACGGTACGACCACCGCGACCGTCCTCGCTCAGGCGCTCGTCCGCGAAGGCCTGCGCAACGTCGCGGCCGGTGCCGACCCCATCTCCCTGAAGCGCGGCATCGAGAAGGCCGTCGCCGCCGTCTCCGAGCAGCTGCTCGCCGACGCCAAGGAGATCGAGACCAAGGACCAGATCGCCGCCACCGCGTCGATCTCGGCCGCTGACCCGACCATCGGCGCGCTCATCGCCGAGGCCATCGACAAGGTCGGCAAGGAAGGTGTCGTCACCGTCGAGGAGTCGAACACCTTCGGCACCGAGCTCGAGCTGACCGAGGGCATGCGCTTCGACAAGGGCTACCTGTCGCAGTACTTCGTCACCGACCCCGAGCGTCAGGAAGCCGTCTTCGAGGATGCCTACATCCTGATCGTCAACTCGAAGATCTCGAACATCAAGGACCTCCTGCCGGTCGTCGACAAGGTGATCCAGGCGGGCAAGCAGCTCCTGATCATCGCCGAGGACGTCGACGGTGAGGCCCTGGCCACGCTCGTCGTGAACAAGATCCGCGGCATCTTCAAGTCCGTCGCCGTCAAGGCCCCGGGCTTCGGCGACCGTCGCAAGGCCATGCTGCAGGACATCGCGATCCTCACCGGCGGCCAGGTCATCTCGGAAGAGGTCGGCCTCAAGCTCGAGAACGCGACGCTCGACCTCCTCGGTCGTGCCCGCAAGGTCGTCATCACCAAGGACGAGACCACGATCGTCGAGGGTGCCGGCGACGCCGAGCAGATCGCCGGCCGCGTCCGTCAGATCCGCTCCGAGATCGAGGCGACCGACTCCGACTACGACCGCGAGAAGCTCCAGGAGCGCCTCGCCAAGCTCGCCGGTGGCGTCGCCGTCATCAAGGCGGGTGCCGCGACCGAGGTCGAGCTCAAGGAGCGCAAGCACCGCATCGAGGACGCCGTCCGCAACGCGAAGGCAGCCGTCGAAGAGGGTATCGTCGCCGGTGGTGGCGTCGCCCTCATCCAGGCCGGCAAGGTCGCGCTCGACGCACTCGTGCTCGAGGGTGACGAGGCGACCGGTGCGAACATCGTCCGCGTCGCCATCGACGCCCCGCTCAAGCAGATCGCGCTGAACGCCGGTCTCGAGCCGGGTGTCGTGGCCGCCAAGGTCCGCGAGCTCGAGTCCGGTTGGGGCCTCAACGCCGCGACCGGCGAGTACGTCGACCTGATCGCCACGGGCATCATCGACCCCGCCAAGGTCACGCGTTCGGCGCTGCAGAACGCTGCGTCGATCGCCGGTCTGTTCCTCACGACCGAGGCAGTCGTCGCCGACAAGCCCGAGAAGGCGCAGGCCATGCCGGCCGGCGACCCGACGGGTGGCATGGACTTCTAG
- a CDS encoding cold-shock protein, with the protein MANGTVKWFNAEKGFGFITVDGGGQDVFVHYSAIDMSGYKVLEEGQAVTFDVGTGSKGPQAEAVRPA; encoded by the coding sequence ATGGCCAACGGAACCGTGAAGTGGTTCAACGCCGAGAAGGGCTTCGGCTTCATCACCGTCGATGGAGGGGGCCAGGACGTGTTCGTGCACTACTCGGCAATCGACATGTCGGGGTACAAGGTCCTCGAGGAGGGTCAAGCAGTGACGTTCGACGTCGGCACCGGGTCGAAGGGCCCGCAGGCCGAGGCCGTCCGCCCCGCCTGA
- a CDS encoding LytR C-terminal domain-containing protein, producing the protein MTTRHPRDRFDDVADGPRVGAHRGAQRRGRGWIAFAWAALATGVLVGLGVLVLALLNGSYSFTGSTPSASSSASASASSGSSASASPSPPASQAPAAGTPADQGSTTLVVLNGTTTTGLAAKGSAALTSAGWKVTSTGDAGTTGATATIVYYQQASQAAVARGIAKSLGVTAVQQSAAFPNADISVVLGADYTG; encoded by the coding sequence ATGACCACGAGACACCCCCGTGACCGGTTCGACGACGTCGCCGACGGCCCTCGGGTCGGCGCGCACCGCGGCGCCCAGCGGCGCGGGCGCGGCTGGATCGCGTTCGCCTGGGCGGCCCTCGCCACCGGCGTGCTCGTGGGGCTCGGGGTGCTCGTCCTCGCACTGCTGAACGGCAGCTACTCGTTCACCGGCTCGACACCGTCCGCATCCTCGTCGGCGTCGGCCTCGGCGTCGTCCGGTTCCTCCGCCTCGGCATCGCCCTCGCCCCCCGCGTCGCAGGCGCCCGCGGCGGGGACCCCGGCGGACCAGGGGTCCACCACGCTCGTCGTCCTGAACGGCACCACGACGACCGGGCTCGCGGCGAAGGGCAGCGCCGCGCTGACGTCCGCCGGGTGGAAGGTCACCTCGACGGGCGACGCCGGGACCACCGGCGCGACCGCGACGATCGTCTACTACCAGCAGGCGTCCCAGGCGGCGGTCGCACGGGGGATCGCGAAGTCCCTCGGGGTCACCGCGGTGCAGCAGTCGGCGGCGTTCCCGAACGCCGACATCAGCGTCGTGCTCGGCGCGGACTACACCGGCTGA
- a CDS encoding DUF3263 domain-containing protein translates to MTATPADERSADQLSELAVHVLAFEHERARQDRMRHDRTKEAEIRVEFEMSPARYYQVLNRVIDSPAALAYDPQLVARLQRLRHARTSARAARSFVAPGAAPEGREEER, encoded by the coding sequence GTGACCGCCACCCCCGCAGACGAGCGCAGTGCTGACCAGCTCAGCGAGCTCGCCGTGCACGTGCTCGCCTTCGAGCACGAGCGGGCGCGGCAGGACCGCATGCGGCACGACCGCACCAAGGAAGCGGAGATCCGGGTCGAGTTCGAGATGTCGCCGGCTCGGTACTACCAGGTGCTGAACCGTGTGATCGACTCGCCCGCGGCGCTCGCGTACGACCCGCAGCTGGTCGCCCGGCTGCAGCGGCTCCGGCACGCGCGCACCAGTGCCCGGGCGGCGCGCAGCTTCGTCGCGCCCGGTGCAGCTCCCGAAGGACGTGAAGAGGAACGATGA
- a CDS encoding DUF2332 family protein: protein MDTRSRYAAYADRIASVSPAYAAWARSLDDDLVALLDEVPEPKRQPELLFAVARRLGADPSDPGALRTVGLEARPALVAALTSATVQANDPRRLGPVVPLFAALAARVGRPLGLVDAGAAAGLCSIPDRVTLDHRTEHGVVRVHTAPVAPSLHLTTAVSGVPIAAATAPIAIAARVALDPNPIDLAEPHAFDRLVEAVPPEATDRTALMREAARATLAVPPVRIVGTLPGDLDRALDALPDGCEPVVLTTGTLVYVPGAERQRFVDRVRDRGVHWIALERTGILTGVAATLPEGVDPGDPDAFATASLDGVAMAVSDPFGVRVRWLRDPNL from the coding sequence ATGGACACGCGCTCGCGGTACGCGGCGTACGCGGACCGGATCGCGTCCGTCTCGCCCGCCTACGCGGCCTGGGCGCGGTCGCTCGACGACGACCTGGTCGCGCTCCTCGACGAGGTCCCGGAGCCGAAGCGGCAGCCGGAACTCCTCTTCGCCGTCGCGCGACGGTTGGGTGCGGACCCGTCGGACCCCGGTGCGCTCCGCACGGTCGGCCTGGAGGCGCGGCCCGCCCTGGTCGCGGCCCTCACCTCCGCCACGGTGCAGGCCAACGACCCGCGGCGGCTCGGTCCCGTCGTCCCGCTGTTCGCCGCGCTCGCCGCGCGGGTGGGCCGGCCGCTCGGCCTCGTCGACGCGGGTGCCGCGGCGGGGCTCTGCTCGATCCCCGATCGCGTCACGCTCGACCACCGCACCGAGCACGGTGTGGTCCGCGTGCACACCGCACCGGTGGCGCCGTCGCTCCACCTCACCACCGCCGTGTCCGGCGTGCCGATCGCCGCCGCGACCGCCCCGATCGCGATCGCGGCGCGCGTCGCCCTCGACCCGAACCCGATCGACCTGGCGGAACCGCACGCGTTCGACCGGCTGGTCGAGGCCGTCCCGCCCGAGGCGACGGACCGGACCGCCCTGATGCGCGAGGCGGCGCGCGCGACGCTCGCCGTGCCTCCAGTCCGGATCGTCGGCACGTTGCCCGGTGACCTGGACCGCGCTCTCGACGCCCTGCCGGACGGCTGCGAACCGGTGGTCCTCACCACCGGGACCCTCGTCTACGTGCCCGGCGCCGAACGCCAGCGGTTCGTGGACCGCGTCCGCGACCGCGGCGTGCACTGGATCGCCCTCGAACGGACCGGCATCCTCACCGGCGTGGCGGCGACCCTGCCCGAGGGCGTCGACCCCGGCGACCCGGACGCCTTCGCGACGGCCTCGCTCGACGGGGTCGCGATGGCCGTCTCCGACCCGTTCGGCGTCCGCGTGCGGTGGCTGCGCGACCCGAACCTGTGA
- a CDS encoding GNAT family N-acetyltransferase, producing the protein MSEHSVHRARWDRLTTDELYGIVVLRNRVFALEQRVQAEDFDGRDREPDTEHWWFGTDTEAVGYLRLIRPGADEEHPAGATPPAWVIGRVATHPEHRGNGIAGCLVAAVLEAHGHEPFVLHAQEYVAGLYERHGFVRFGEPYDEAGIRHVGMHRVGTAREHR; encoded by the coding sequence ATGTCCGAACATTCCGTGCACCGTGCTCGTTGGGATCGTCTGACGACGGACGAACTGTACGGCATCGTCGTCCTGCGGAACCGCGTGTTCGCGCTCGAGCAGCGCGTCCAGGCCGAGGACTTCGACGGCCGTGACCGCGAACCGGACACCGAGCACTGGTGGTTCGGCACCGACACCGAAGCGGTTGGGTACCTCCGGCTGATCCGCCCCGGTGCGGACGAGGAACACCCGGCAGGGGCGACACCGCCCGCCTGGGTGATCGGCCGCGTCGCCACCCACCCGGAGCACCGGGGGAACGGCATCGCCGGGTGCCTGGTCGCCGCCGTGCTCGAGGCGCACGGGCACGAACCGTTCGTCCTGCACGCCCAGGAGTACGTGGCCGGCCTCTACGAACGGCACGGGTTCGTCCGGTTCGGGGAACCGTACGACGAAGCCGGCATCCGGCACGTGGGGATGCACCGGGTCGGCACGGCCCGCGAGCACCGCTGA
- the msrB gene encoding peptide-methionine (R)-S-oxide reductase MsrB: protein MAYNVDKSDAQWREDLSPDQYAVLRQAGTERPWTGELLDEERAGVYTCAACGAELFKSGTKFDSGCGWPSFYESVDPDAVQLIEDTSLGMARTEVRCANCGSHLGHVFPDGFGTPTGDRYCMNSISLNFAAKDAAESTSAEKSA, encoded by the coding sequence ATGGCATACAACGTCGACAAGTCCGACGCCCAGTGGCGCGAGGACCTCTCCCCGGACCAGTACGCCGTCCTCCGTCAGGCGGGAACCGAGCGCCCCTGGACCGGTGAACTCCTCGACGAGGAGCGCGCTGGCGTCTACACCTGTGCTGCGTGCGGCGCGGAGCTGTTCAAGAGCGGCACGAAGTTCGACTCCGGCTGCGGATGGCCGTCGTTCTACGAGTCGGTGGACCCCGACGCCGTTCAGCTCATCGAGGACACCTCGCTCGGCATGGCCCGCACCGAGGTCCGTTGCGCGAACTGCGGCTCGCACCTCGGGCACGTGTTCCCGGACGGGTTCGGAACGCCCACCGGCGACCGCTACTGCATGAACTCGATCTCGCTCAACTTCGCGGCGAAGGACGCCGCCGAGTCGACGAGCGCCGAGAAGAGCGCGTGA
- a CDS encoding aldo/keto reductase: MDYRLLGNSGTSVSTLTLGTMTFGSEADEPTSHTIIDAFVAAGGTLVDTADVYSGNESERIIGRWLAAHPTEAAQVVLATKGRFPQGDGPNDLGLSRRHLRVALDASLERLGVDHIDLYQMHAWDALTPIEETLRFLDDAVSAGKIGSYGFSNYLGHQITKAVYEAKAHHFAPPVTLQPQYNLLVRDIEHEIVPACLDAGIGMLPWSPLAGGWLTGKYQRDEAPTGSTRLGENPERGMEAWEARNGDERTWAVLDAVSAIADAHGASRSQVALAWLLARPAVTSVILGARTVSQLEDNLGAADLVLDESELQTLTDVSAPRVDDYPYGTAGVAQRERKIAGGR, translated from the coding sequence ATGGACTACAGACTCCTCGGCAACAGCGGGACATCGGTGTCGACGCTGACCCTCGGCACCATGACGTTCGGCAGTGAAGCCGACGAACCCACCTCCCACACGATCATCGACGCCTTCGTCGCGGCCGGCGGCACCCTCGTCGACACGGCGGACGTGTACTCCGGCAACGAGTCCGAGCGGATCATCGGCCGCTGGCTCGCAGCACACCCCACCGAGGCGGCGCAGGTCGTCCTCGCCACCAAGGGCCGCTTCCCCCAGGGCGACGGCCCGAACGACCTCGGCCTGTCGCGCCGGCACCTCCGGGTCGCCCTCGACGCCTCGCTCGAGCGGCTCGGCGTCGACCACATCGACCTGTACCAGATGCACGCGTGGGACGCCCTGACCCCGATCGAGGAGACCCTGCGCTTCCTCGACGACGCCGTGTCCGCGGGCAAGATCGGCTCGTACGGGTTCTCGAACTACCTCGGCCACCAGATCACGAAGGCCGTGTACGAGGCGAAGGCGCACCACTTCGCGCCGCCCGTGACGCTGCAGCCGCAGTACAACCTGCTCGTCCGTGACATCGAGCACGAGATCGTCCCCGCGTGCCTCGACGCCGGGATCGGCATGCTCCCGTGGTCGCCCCTCGCCGGCGGCTGGCTCACCGGCAAGTACCAGCGCGACGAGGCCCCGACCGGCAGCACCCGCCTCGGCGAGAACCCGGAGCGCGGCATGGAGGCGTGGGAGGCCCGGAACGGCGACGAGCGCACCTGGGCCGTCCTCGACGCGGTCTCCGCCATCGCCGACGCGCACGGTGCGTCCCGGTCGCAGGTCGCCCTCGCATGGCTCCTGGCACGGCCCGCGGTCACCAGCGTGATCCTCGGCGCCCGGACGGTGTCGCAGCTCGAGGACAACCTCGGCGCCGCCGACCTCGTGCTCGACGAGTCCGAACTGCAGACGCTGACCGACGTCAGCGCACCGCGGGTCGACGACTACCCGTACGGGACGGCCGGGGTCGCCCAGCGGGAGCGGAAGATCGCCGGAGGCCGCTGA
- a CDS encoding alpha/beta hydrolase, whose amino-acid sequence MSLVPEAPRPRAVMSPDGLRIATYDFGDPEAPAVVAVHGFASGAVLNWHASGWTRDLVRAGYRVVALDQRGHGASSKPHDPGDYSMDLLVADVTTVIDTYLLDDVAYLGYSLGARVGWHTAERLPDRISRAVFGGIPDADPMRRVRVDQAKAYLADGTPIEDRVTNGYLTMAGNVEGNDLAALVAMVEGMRDSIEPTPANAPTQPILMAAGSEDGIRDSAVRLAAAAPDASFFEIPGRNHFNAPTSRAFREAALAFLGGPLVSGGPGSSGGPLVSGGPLVSGGPLVSGGR is encoded by the coding sequence ATGTCACTCGTCCCCGAAGCGCCCCGACCACGCGCCGTGATGTCCCCGGACGGCCTGCGGATCGCCACCTACGACTTCGGCGACCCCGAGGCGCCGGCCGTCGTCGCCGTGCACGGGTTCGCCTCCGGTGCGGTCCTCAACTGGCACGCCTCCGGCTGGACCCGCGACCTCGTCCGTGCCGGGTACCGCGTCGTCGCGCTCGACCAGCGCGGACACGGTGCCAGCTCCAAGCCGCACGACCCCGGTGACTACTCGATGGACCTGCTGGTCGCCGACGTCACCACCGTCATCGACACGTACCTGCTCGACGACGTCGCGTACCTCGGGTACTCGCTCGGCGCACGCGTCGGGTGGCACACCGCCGAGCGGCTGCCGGACCGGATCAGCCGCGCGGTGTTCGGCGGCATCCCGGACGCCGACCCGATGCGCCGCGTGCGGGTCGACCAGGCGAAGGCGTACCTCGCCGACGGCACCCCGATCGAGGACCGCGTCACGAACGGCTACCTGACGATGGCGGGGAACGTCGAGGGGAACGACCTCGCGGCACTCGTGGCGATGGTCGAGGGGATGCGGGACAGCATCGAGCCGACGCCCGCGAACGCCCCGACGCAGCCGATCCTGATGGCGGCGGGGAGCGAGGACGGCATCCGGGACAGCGCCGTGCGGCTCGCGGCGGCGGCACCCGACGCGTCGTTCTTCGAGATCCCCGGGCGCAACCACTTCAACGCGCCGACGTCGCGGGCGTTCCGCGAGGCCGCGCTGGCGTTCCTGGGCGGGCCCCTCGTGTCCGGTGGGCCCGGCTCGTCCGGCGGGCCCCTCGTGTCCGGTGGGCCCCTCGTGTCCGGCGGGCCCCTCGTGTCCGGTGGACGCTGA
- a CDS encoding NAD(P)H-hydrate epimerase, producing MDGYGGDQIRAAERPHLDSGEPLMQRAADGLAAIVGALLDDPAVRPGDGPGSVLLLVGSGDNGGDALFAGARLAAAGRRVAVLRVGSRVHEAGLAAALDAGARLLDGPSDASGPDAGGAADILRAAGRSDADRLASVATEAALEADLVLDGILGIGVHGASALRSPAREVVDAIRELARDQRAPFVVAVDVPSGIDVDTGGIVDDHVLHADVTVTFGGVKAGLLTGPGATLAGRIEFVDVGIGADLAAVEPLIRT from the coding sequence ATGGACGGCTACGGCGGCGATCAGATCCGGGCGGCGGAGCGGCCGCACCTCGACTCGGGTGAACCCCTCATGCAGCGCGCGGCCGACGGGTTGGCCGCGATCGTCGGTGCGCTGCTGGACGACCCGGCCGTGCGGCCCGGCGACGGGCCGGGATCGGTCCTCCTGTTGGTGGGCAGCGGCGACAACGGTGGTGACGCCCTGTTCGCAGGTGCTCGCCTCGCGGCGGCCGGGAGGCGCGTGGCGGTCCTCCGTGTCGGCTCACGTGTCCACGAGGCGGGCCTGGCAGCGGCGCTGGACGCCGGTGCGCGCCTCCTGGACGGCCCGTCCGACGCCTCGGGACCCGATGCCGGCGGAGCAGCGGACATCCTCCGGGCCGCGGGGCGGAGTGATGCCGACCGCCTGGCGTCGGTCGCGACCGAAGCCGCGCTCGAGGCGGACCTCGTGCTCGACGGGATCCTCGGGATCGGCGTGCACGGGGCGTCGGCGCTCCGCTCCCCCGCGCGCGAGGTCGTCGACGCGATCCGCGAGCTCGCCCGTGACCAGCGCGCACCGTTCGTCGTCGCCGTGGACGTGCCGAGCGGCATCGACGTGGACACCGGCGGGATCGTCGACGACCACGTGCTGCACGCCGACGTCACCGTGACGTTCGGCGGCGTCAAGGCCGGCCTGCTGACCGGACCTGGCGCCACGCTCGCGGGACGGATCGAGTTCGTCGACGTCGGGATCGGCGCGGACCTGGCGGCGGTGGAGCCGCTCATCCGCACCTGA
- a CDS encoding 2-deoxy-5-keto-D-gluconate 6-phosphate aldolase domain-containing protein → MANLDEAHPLFLLAMDQRSSLLEHTYDEPGGEPIDEQEAERVRAGKQLVYRGVLTALAAGASRDRTGVLVDERYGADVARLAKEAGLQLAMPVERSGREWFELEYGDQWMAHVDAFDPDWVKVLVRDNPDSDPARREQQAADLAAVASALHDAGRPFLVELLVPGTDEQRASVEDYDRDLRPDLVVQVLEYLQDHGVEADVWKLEGLDERADAERVVATARRGGRDAVQCIVLGRDAPQEQLDHWLRTAASVDGFVGFAIGRSNWEEPLEDVVREHLDTEAAEQLIAANYRHYVDTWLETRGGVEHGVDAGVV, encoded by the coding sequence ATGGCGAACCTCGACGAAGCACACCCCCTGTTCCTGCTCGCGATGGACCAGCGGTCGTCGCTCCTCGAGCACACCTACGACGAGCCAGGCGGCGAGCCGATCGACGAGCAGGAAGCCGAACGCGTCCGCGCCGGCAAGCAGCTCGTCTACCGCGGCGTCCTCACCGCGCTCGCCGCCGGCGCCTCCCGCGACCGCACCGGCGTCCTCGTCGACGAGCGGTACGGCGCCGACGTCGCACGGCTCGCCAAGGAAGCCGGGCTGCAGCTCGCGATGCCCGTGGAGCGCTCGGGTCGGGAGTGGTTCGAGCTCGAGTACGGCGACCAGTGGATGGCGCACGTGGACGCGTTCGACCCCGACTGGGTGAAGGTGCTCGTGCGCGACAACCCCGACTCCGACCCGGCGCGCCGGGAACAGCAGGCCGCTGACCTCGCAGCGGTGGCGAGCGCCCTGCACGACGCCGGCCGGCCGTTCCTCGTCGAGCTGCTCGTGCCCGGCACCGACGAGCAGCGGGCATCGGTCGAGGACTACGACCGGGACCTCCGACCCGACCTCGTCGTGCAGGTGCTCGAGTACCTGCAGGACCACGGGGTCGAGGCCGACGTGTGGAAGCTCGAGGGCCTCGACGAGCGGGCGGACGCCGAGCGCGTCGTCGCCACGGCGCGACGTGGGGGTCGGGACGCGGTGCAGTGCATCGTCCTCGGCCGGGACGCTCCCCAGGAGCAGCTCGACCACTGGCTGCGCACCGCGGCCTCCGTCGACGGCTTCGTCGGGTTCGCGATCGGCCGGAGCAACTGGGAGGAACCGCTCGAGGACGTCGTGCGCGAGCACCTCGACACCGAGGCGGCCGAACAGCTCATCGCCGCGAACTACCGGCACTACGTCGACACCTGGCTCGAGACGCGTGGCGGCGTCGAGCACGGGGTGGACGCCGGCGTGGTCTGA
- a CDS encoding neutral zinc metallopeptidase, translated as MTFNDDSELKGGKVTRRGRGAAIGGGAVGVGAILVFLIAQFTGVDLSGIVGGDGGTTQIQQEGDTVEAASECRTGRDANLEVECRMEGAAESLDGYWTAESRQLGISYTTPGFVLFTGSTDTGCGQASASTGPFYCPPDRSIFLDTAFYDDLQSRYGSSGGPLAQMYVVAHEWGHHVQQLQGAFASTDRSGTGASSGSVRVELQADCYAGAWVGDAANTKDANGETFFEPITRSQIDDALSAASAVGDDSIQERSSGRVDPDSFTHGSSEQRQNWFLRGYQRGATSCDTFSIPGSSL; from the coding sequence ATGACGTTCAACGACGACTCGGAGCTCAAGGGCGGGAAGGTCACCCGGCGCGGTCGGGGTGCGGCCATCGGCGGTGGCGCGGTCGGTGTCGGCGCCATCCTGGTGTTCCTCATCGCCCAGTTCACCGGCGTGGACCTCAGCGGGATCGTCGGTGGGGACGGCGGGACGACGCAGATCCAGCAGGAGGGCGACACCGTCGAGGCCGCGAGCGAGTGCCGCACCGGACGCGACGCGAACCTCGAGGTCGAGTGCCGGATGGAGGGGGCCGCAGAGTCGCTCGACGGCTACTGGACCGCGGAGTCGCGGCAGCTCGGCATCTCGTACACGACCCCGGGGTTCGTCCTCTTCACCGGGTCGACCGACACCGGGTGCGGGCAGGCCTCGGCCTCGACGGGGCCGTTCTACTGCCCGCCGGACCGTTCGATCTTCCTCGACACCGCGTTCTACGACGACCTGCAGTCCCGCTACGGCTCCTCCGGCGGTCCCCTCGCGCAGATGTACGTCGTCGCGCACGAGTGGGGGCACCACGTCCAGCAGCTCCAGGGCGCCTTCGCCTCGACCGACCGTTCGGGCACCGGGGCCTCGTCGGGGAGTGTCCGCGTGGAGCTGCAGGCCGACTGCTACGCCGGCGCCTGGGTCGGTGACGCGGCGAACACGAAGGACGCGAACGGCGAGACGTTCTTCGAGCCGATCACCCGGTCGCAGATCGACGATGCGCTGTCCGCCGCGAGCGCCGTGGGCGACGACAGCATCCAGGAGCGCTCGAGCGGCCGCGTCGACCCGGACTCGTTCACGCACGGCTCGAGCGAGCAGCGCCAGAACTGGTTCCTGCGGGGCTACCAGCGCGGCGCGACGTCCTGCGACACCTTCAGCATCCCCGGCTCGTCGCTCTAG
- a CDS encoding thioredoxin domain-containing protein, with protein MTNRPEGDARAARNERREAARQRAQRARTQQKRRQRGVRLGLQIGLGVVLVAAATIVTLVLVDSVQPAGPGPANTSQGGITIGQDLKAVSTTGSPSPSATDGSGAVRITMYVDYLCPTCGQFEKANGDYIESLVDSGAATVDIHPIATLSNRSQGTKYSLRAANAAACVADRSPNQFFAVHQALFAEQPEQNTAGLTDAQLTKVVTGVDGLQQRSAILKCIQDQTYSKWVDERTSAVTGGEIPGSTLEEFPGVPLVLVNGQRYELTSPITNDDFRTFVVTAAGATEPTPTPTPSATPTATPTPSASSTPSATPSS; from the coding sequence ATGACCAACCGCCCCGAGGGTGATGCCCGCGCCGCGCGGAACGAGCGACGAGAAGCCGCCAGGCAGCGGGCGCAGCGTGCGCGGACGCAGCAGAAGCGTCGGCAGCGGGGTGTCCGCCTCGGCCTGCAGATCGGCCTCGGCGTCGTGCTGGTCGCCGCGGCGACGATCGTCACGCTCGTGCTCGTCGACTCGGTGCAGCCCGCCGGCCCCGGCCCGGCGAACACCTCGCAGGGCGGCATCACCATCGGCCAGGACCTCAAGGCCGTCAGCACGACCGGGTCCCCGTCGCCGAGTGCCACCGACGGTTCCGGCGCGGTGCGCATCACGATGTACGTCGACTACCTGTGCCCCACGTGCGGCCAGTTCGAGAAGGCGAACGGCGACTACATCGAGAGCCTCGTCGACTCGGGAGCCGCGACGGTGGACATCCACCCGATCGCCACGCTGTCGAACCGGTCGCAGGGCACGAAGTACTCGCTCCGCGCCGCGAACGCCGCCGCGTGCGTCGCCGACCGTTCGCCGAACCAGTTCTTCGCCGTCCACCAGGCGCTCTTCGCGGAGCAGCCCGAGCAGAACACCGCGGGCCTCACCGACGCTCAGCTCACGAAGGTCGTCACCGGCGTCGACGGGCTGCAGCAACGCTCGGCGATCCTGAAGTGCATCCAGGACCAGACCTACAGCAAGTGGGTCGACGAGCGCACCAGTGCGGTCACCGGTGGGGAGATCCCCGGCTCGACGCTCGAGGAGTTCCCGGGCGTACCGCTCGTCCTCGTGAACGGCCAGCGCTACGAGCTGACGTCCCCGATCACGAACGACGACTTCCGCACCTTCGTGGTGACGGCGGCCGGTGCGACGGAGCCCACGCCGACCCCGACCCCGTCGGCCACGCCGACCGCGACACCGACCCCGTCGGCCTCCTCCACCCCGAGCGCGACCCCGTCCAGCTGA